In one Candidatus Eremiobacterota bacterium genomic region, the following are encoded:
- a CDS encoding branched-chain amino acid ABC transporter permease, with amino-acid sequence MAMGFSIVWGVMNIIDLAHGSLIIIGAYVTYELCTHLGVDPFLTIPVAAAVLFALGYVLQRYLINRVLQASIFATLILTFGLDRVLVNANLRIFSADIRGITVPYTAAALTLGDLRIPLIRLAVFGVAILSTLALWLFLERTRLGIAIKATSFDPEAARLSGIDPARIYAVTFGIGAALAGIAGALVAAVSTFSPVIGDGLTTRAFVVVVLGGLGSVPGAIAGGILLGVTENLVASAFPSFSDAAAFLLLIVFLAARPRGLFGRRFYAEI; translated from the coding sequence ATGGCGATGGGGTTCTCGATCGTGTGGGGAGTGATGAACATCATCGACCTCGCTCACGGCAGCCTCATCATCATCGGCGCCTACGTGACGTACGAGCTCTGCACGCACCTGGGCGTCGACCCGTTCCTCACCATCCCGGTCGCGGCGGCCGTGCTGTTCGCGCTCGGCTACGTGCTGCAGCGCTATCTCATCAACCGCGTCCTGCAGGCGTCGATCTTCGCGACGCTGATCCTCACGTTCGGGCTCGACCGGGTCCTCGTGAACGCGAACCTGCGCATCTTCTCGGCCGACATCCGGGGGATCACGGTTCCGTACACCGCCGCCGCGCTGACGCTCGGCGACCTGCGCATCCCGCTGATCCGGCTGGCGGTGTTCGGCGTCGCGATCCTCTCGACGCTTGCATTGTGGCTCTTCCTCGAGCGAACGCGGCTCGGAATCGCCATCAAGGCGACGAGCTTCGACCCCGAGGCGGCGCGCTTGTCGGGGATCGATCCCGCGCGCATCTACGCCGTCACGTTCGGGATCGGGGCGGCGCTGGCGGGGATCGCCGGCGCGCTGGTGGCGGCGGTCTCGACGTTCTCGCCGGTGATCGGCGACGGGCTCACGACGCGCGCCTTCGTCGTCGTCGTGCTGGGCGGGCTCGGCAGCGTCCCCGGCGCGATCGCCGGCGGCATCCTGCTCGGCGTCACCGAGAACCTCGTCGCGTCGGCGTTTCCGAGCTTCAGCGATGCCGCGGCGTTCCTGCTGCTCATCGTGTTCCTCGCCGCCCGTCCGCGCGGGCTGTTCGGACGGCGCTTCTATGCGGAGATCTAG
- a CDS encoding branched-chain amino acid ABC transporter permease gives MRRSSGSLPRLAIVCVAVVVALAVLPRFTGVFVQATLADVFMVGTFAIALNLIAGYGGYPAFGNVVFFGLGAYATGVAQANLHLPFAAGCLAAVMLSTLVAVAVGPLFFRLRGHYFAIGTLGLNGAVAQLVTNLPLAGGAKGLSLPLPAGTPATIATFFYEVFLLVLVVALAAAVWVDRGRLGYACRALRAGDDVAQSLGVDTLRTKVALWAMSAALTGLIGAVYAYSVNYIEPPDVFSLGLSVKAFVIMLLGGTASLLGPLVAAFFVEGAVTLTQHYFLNYDVGVLGLIVIAAVVFFPRGASAFVRDRFFARRSGAAR, from the coding sequence ATGCGGAGATCTAGCGGCTCGCTGCCGCGCCTCGCGATCGTCTGCGTCGCCGTCGTCGTCGCGCTCGCCGTGCTGCCGCGCTTCACCGGGGTGTTCGTGCAGGCGACGCTCGCGGACGTCTTCATGGTCGGGACGTTCGCGATCGCGCTGAACCTGATCGCCGGCTACGGCGGCTATCCGGCGTTCGGCAACGTCGTGTTCTTCGGGCTCGGCGCGTACGCGACCGGCGTCGCCCAAGCGAATCTTCATCTGCCGTTCGCCGCCGGGTGCCTCGCCGCCGTCATGCTCAGCACGCTGGTCGCCGTCGCCGTCGGCCCGCTGTTCTTCCGGCTGCGCGGGCACTACTTCGCGATCGGGACGCTCGGGCTCAACGGCGCGGTCGCGCAATTGGTCACCAATCTCCCGCTCGCCGGCGGTGCGAAAGGGCTCTCGCTCCCGCTGCCGGCGGGGACGCCCGCGACGATCGCGACATTCTTCTACGAGGTGTTTTTGCTTGTGCTCGTCGTCGCGCTCGCCGCCGCGGTGTGGGTGGACCGGGGCCGGCTCGGCTACGCGTGCCGCGCGCTGCGCGCGGGCGACGACGTCGCGCAGAGCCTCGGCGTCGACACGCTGCGCACGAAGGTCGCGCTGTGGGCCATGAGCGCCGCGCTGACCGGGCTGATCGGCGCGGTCTACGCGTACTCGGTGAACTACATCGAGCCGCCCGACGTCTTCAGCCTGGGGCTTTCCGTGAAGGCGTTCGTGATCATGCTCCTCGGGGGAACCGCCTCGCTGCTCGGCCCGCTCGTCGCCGCGTTCTTCGTCGAAGGCGCCGTCACGCTGACGCAGCACTACTTCCTGAACTACGACGTCGGGGTGCTGGGGCTCATCGTGATCGCGGCGGTGGTCTTCTTTCCGCGCGGCGCCTCGGCGTTCGTGCGCGACCGGTTCTTCGCGCGCCGCAGCGGGGCGGCGCGATGA
- a CDS encoding ABC transporter ATP-binding protein has product MSALLEATALRAGYGELEIVHGVDLRVEAGEWVALVGVAGAGKSTLMNAIAGTVPLRGGTLRFAATELAGRAVHERVRLGIALVPQGRRLFAGMSVEENLVAGGHVRSSRGAVADAAERAYALFPRLRERRRQIVGTLSGGEQQMCAIARALMAGPRLLLIDELSLGLAPIVVDDLLEALERIRRDGTALLVVEQDVDAALRYATRAYVMQLGTIVLSGASTDVRADPGFGASYMGIAG; this is encoded by the coding sequence ATGAGCGCGCTGCTCGAGGCGACCGCGTTGCGCGCCGGATACGGCGAGCTCGAGATCGTCCACGGCGTCGACCTCCGCGTCGAGGCCGGCGAATGGGTCGCGCTGGTCGGCGTCGCGGGGGCCGGCAAGTCCACGTTGATGAACGCGATCGCCGGGACGGTGCCGCTGCGCGGCGGAACGCTGCGCTTTGCCGCGACGGAGCTCGCCGGCCGCGCCGTGCACGAGCGGGTCCGGCTCGGGATCGCGCTCGTCCCGCAGGGCCGCCGGCTGTTCGCGGGGATGAGCGTCGAAGAGAATCTCGTCGCGGGCGGTCACGTCCGTTCGTCGCGCGGCGCCGTCGCCGATGCCGCGGAGCGCGCGTACGCGCTCTTCCCGCGCCTGCGCGAGCGCCGCCGCCAAATCGTCGGCACGCTGAGCGGCGGGGAGCAGCAGATGTGCGCGATCGCGCGCGCGCTGATGGCGGGGCCGCGGCTGCTGCTGATCGACGAGCTCTCGCTGGGACTCGCGCCGATTGTCGTCGACGACCTGCTCGAGGCGCTCGAGCGGATCCGCCGCGACGGCACGGCGCTGCTCGTCGTCGAGCAGGACGTCGACGCGGCGCTGCGCTACGCGACGCGCGCGTACGTCATGCAGCTCGGAACGATCGTGCTCTCCGGTGCGTCGACCGACGTGCGCGCGGATCCCGGCTTCGGCGCCTCGTACATGGGGATCGCCGGATGA
- a CDS encoding ATP-binding cassette domain-containing protein: protein MSALALAAPILDVRGVVVSYGRLQALAGVSLAVQRGEIVGVIGPNGAGKSTLVDVIAGRTPPSRGDVLLDGVSTRGLRAFRVARRGIARTFQIAHPFRDATVLDSVVVAVLAQSAELRAARERALEMLRLVDLAEHADVLAEHLDVARRKRLQVAQALALRPRLLLLDEIMAGLPPGEIDAFVALVRRINAAGTAILVVEHVMRAIQALAHRIVVLHHGEKIADDPPDRVFRDPAVMKAYLGPRFGGSLGLA, encoded by the coding sequence ATGAGCGCGCTCGCGCTGGCCGCGCCGATCCTCGACGTGCGCGGCGTGGTCGTGAGCTACGGCCGTCTGCAGGCGCTGGCCGGCGTCTCGCTCGCCGTCCAGCGCGGCGAAATCGTCGGCGTGATCGGCCCGAACGGCGCCGGGAAGTCGACGCTCGTCGACGTGATCGCCGGGCGGACGCCGCCGTCGCGCGGCGACGTGCTGCTCGACGGCGTCTCGACGCGCGGGCTGCGCGCGTTCCGCGTCGCGCGCCGCGGCATCGCGCGGACGTTCCAGATCGCGCACCCCTTCCGCGACGCGACCGTCCTCGACAGCGTCGTCGTCGCCGTGCTCGCGCAGAGCGCCGAGCTGCGCGCCGCGCGCGAGCGCGCGCTCGAGATGCTGCGCCTCGTCGACCTTGCCGAGCACGCCGATGTGCTCGCGGAGCATCTGGACGTGGCGCGGCGCAAGCGGCTGCAGGTCGCGCAGGCGCTTGCGCTGCGCCCACGGCTGCTGCTGCTCGACGAGATCATGGCGGGACTCCCGCCGGGCGAGATCGACGCGTTCGTCGCGCTGGTCCGGCGGATCAACGCGGCCGGAACCGCGATCCTCGTGGTCGAGCACGTCATGCGGGCGATCCAGGCGCTCGCGCACCGCATCGTCGTCCTGCACCACGGCGAGAAGATCGCCGACGATCCTCCGGACCGGGTGTTCCGCGACCCGGCCGTGATGAAGGCGTACTTGGGCCCGCGCTTCGGCGGCTCGCTCGGGCTCGCGTGA
- a CDS encoding AMP-binding protein → MNGATIVPPPAAAASWYSIGDADAWRDAASADRQAYWASFVDGFVWSHRPSQVFEGSLREPHWFADGELNVTESCLDRHAASHPDAIAYHYEREDGASRGISYAELLDEVNRLAGALRADGIGRGDRVVISIPLSIEAIVAMLACARLGAIHCVVFAGLGSDALAERIRDVGARCVLAGDVTFRRGRAIDLRPILSAALAGTPSVERVVLWRRGPEGPPLHPREADWEAYRAGATPVRSATIVAAEAPLFILHTSGTTGKPKGIVHGHGGFLVGAASIFAAMTGLTPDDVFLCTSDVGWMTGHMQMVYGALANRYCSVIREGAPDHPAGDATYELVERRRITQIYTTPTYARMLLRAGAAAAQRYDLSSLRAIYLGGEPLNAPVWRFLFEDVGRGRVAVCQHWGQTETGAPSLGFLPTEPIRPERTGRGFGPLAFDVVDGEGRTLPAGTQGPFVMRAPWPHMFTGVWNDPERFAAYFERIPGCYETGDVARRDDEGYFEVIGRADDMFNVAGHLLAPASIETALLAHPACGEAAAIGIPDALRGEVVKAFVVLREGYAPTDALRLELRTAVAQRAGPIAAPAVLDFVAAIPKTRSGKIMRRFLRARELGTDPGDMSTAED, encoded by the coding sequence GTGAACGGCGCGACGATCGTTCCGCCGCCCGCGGCCGCGGCTTCGTGGTATTCGATCGGGGATGCCGACGCGTGGCGCGACGCGGCGAGCGCCGATCGTCAGGCGTACTGGGCGTCGTTCGTCGACGGCTTCGTGTGGTCGCACCGCCCCTCGCAGGTGTTCGAGGGTTCGCTGCGCGAGCCGCACTGGTTCGCCGACGGCGAGCTGAACGTCACCGAGTCGTGCCTCGACCGCCACGCCGCCTCCCATCCCGATGCGATCGCGTATCACTACGAGCGCGAGGACGGCGCGTCGCGCGGCATCTCGTACGCGGAGCTGCTCGACGAGGTGAACCGCCTCGCCGGCGCGCTGCGCGCCGACGGGATCGGCCGCGGCGACCGCGTCGTCATCTCCATCCCGCTCTCGATCGAGGCGATCGTCGCGATGCTTGCCTGCGCGCGGTTGGGCGCGATCCACTGCGTCGTCTTCGCCGGCCTTGGCAGCGACGCGCTCGCCGAACGGATCCGCGACGTGGGCGCGCGCTGCGTGCTTGCGGGCGACGTCACGTTCCGGCGCGGGCGCGCGATCGATCTGCGGCCGATCCTGAGCGCCGCGCTCGCCGGCACGCCGTCGGTCGAGCGCGTGGTGCTGTGGCGCCGCGGGCCGGAGGGACCGCCGCTGCACCCGCGCGAGGCCGACTGGGAGGCGTACCGCGCCGGCGCGACGCCGGTGCGCTCGGCGACGATCGTCGCGGCCGAGGCGCCGCTGTTCATCCTGCACACCAGCGGAACGACCGGGAAGCCGAAGGGGATCGTGCACGGGCACGGCGGGTTCTTGGTCGGCGCCGCGTCGATCTTCGCCGCGATGACGGGGCTGACGCCGGACGACGTCTTCCTCTGCACGAGCGACGTCGGCTGGATGACCGGCCACATGCAGATGGTCTACGGTGCGCTCGCGAACCGCTATTGCAGCGTGATCCGCGAGGGCGCGCCCGATCATCCCGCGGGCGACGCCACGTACGAGCTCGTCGAGCGCCGCCGAATCACGCAGATCTACACGACGCCGACCTACGCGCGCATGCTGTTGCGCGCCGGCGCCGCTGCGGCGCAACGCTACGATCTCTCCTCGCTGCGCGCGATCTACCTCGGCGGCGAACCGCTCAACGCGCCGGTATGGCGCTTCTTGTTCGAGGACGTCGGCCGCGGACGCGTCGCAGTCTGCCAGCACTGGGGCCAGACGGAGACCGGTGCGCCGAGCCTCGGCTTTCTCCCGACCGAGCCGATCCGGCCGGAACGCACGGGGCGGGGGTTCGGCCCGCTTGCGTTCGATGTCGTCGACGGGGAAGGCCGCACGCTGCCGGCCGGCACCCAGGGCCCGTTCGTGATGCGCGCTCCGTGGCCGCACATGTTCACCGGTGTGTGGAACGATCCCGAACGGTTCGCGGCGTACTTCGAGCGGATCCCGGGCTGCTACGAGACCGGCGACGTCGCGCGCCGCGACGACGAGGGATACTTCGAGGTGATCGGGCGCGCGGACGACATGTTCAACGTTGCCGGGCATCTGCTCGCGCCCGCGTCGATCGAAACCGCACTGCTCGCGCACCCTGCGTGCGGTGAGGCGGCGGCGATCGGGATCCCCGACGCGCTGCGCGGCGAGGTCGTCAAAGCGTTCGTCGTGCTGCGCGAGGGCTATGCGCCGACCGACGCGCTGCGGTTGGAGCTGAGAACCGCCGTCGCGCAACGCGCTGGGCCGATCGCGGCGCCCGCCGTCCTCGATTTCGTCGCGGCGATTCCGAAGACGCGGAGCGGGAAGATCATGCGACGCTTCCTGCGCGCGCGAGAGCTCGGGACCGATCCCGGCGATATGTCCACGGCGGAGGATTGA
- a CDS encoding reactive intermediate/imine deaminase (has endoribonuclease activity on mRNA), with amino-acid sequence MNPRELLSGRETIHTVAAPEAIGPYSQAVAAGGYVFTSGQIGLDPASGQLVDGGIEAQTRQVMANLAAVLAAAGLTFADVVKTTIFLIDMDDFRAVNGVYGESFEDGPKPARSTVAVAALPRGARVEIEAIALRR; translated from the coding sequence ATGAATCCGCGTGAGCTGCTGAGCGGCCGCGAGACGATCCACACCGTCGCCGCGCCCGAGGCGATCGGCCCGTACTCGCAGGCGGTCGCGGCCGGCGGATACGTCTTCACCTCCGGGCAGATCGGGCTCGATCCGGCGAGCGGACAGCTCGTCGACGGCGGGATCGAAGCCCAGACGCGCCAGGTGATGGCGAACCTGGCCGCGGTGCTCGCAGCCGCGGGGCTGACGTTCGCCGACGTCGTCAAGACGACGATCTTCCTGATCGACATGGACGACTTCCGTGCGGTGAACGGCGTCTACGGCGAGTCGTTCGAGGACGGCCCGAAACCGGCGCGCTCGACGGTCGCCGTCGCGGCGCTCCCGCGCGGCGCGCGGGTGGAGATCGAGGCGATCGCGCTTCGCCGTTAG
- a CDS encoding aldo/keto reductase has protein sequence MKYRTLPNTEVTVSEVGFGLWTTSTGWWGEKTDDDAVAMLHEALDLGITTFDAADTYGNGRSEEQLAKAFAHRRDQVVYATKFGYDWYHHAGERKGQNEIEQDFSPEFVRFALEQSLKRLQTDYIDVWQMHNARMEQVKDGTLIELLERFKAEGKIRTWGIALGPAIGWLWEGIEAARINAPVVQMIWNMLEQFPGDEMVDAANTFGTETTYFIRVPHSSGMLEGKYTKETVFPPSDHRSHRPRSWLINGVQKVETLRFLEAPGRTLGQAAIQWLLAEPRVMTVLPNIYDREQLREFAAAPDTPRLTADELARIAELRQTNFGAGPETMRYKGTMDPPAETLAGTHA, from the coding sequence ATGAAGTATCGCACCCTTCCCAACACCGAGGTCACCGTGAGCGAGGTCGGCTTCGGCTTGTGGACGACCTCGACCGGATGGTGGGGCGAGAAAACCGACGACGACGCCGTCGCGATGCTGCACGAGGCGCTCGATTTGGGGATCACGACGTTCGATGCCGCCGACACGTACGGCAACGGGCGCAGCGAGGAGCAGCTCGCCAAAGCGTTCGCGCACCGGCGCGACCAAGTCGTATACGCGACGAAGTTCGGCTACGACTGGTACCATCACGCCGGCGAGCGCAAAGGCCAGAACGAGATCGAGCAAGACTTCTCGCCGGAGTTCGTGCGCTTCGCGCTCGAACAGTCGCTGAAGCGTCTGCAGACCGACTACATCGACGTCTGGCAGATGCACAACGCGCGGATGGAACAGGTCAAGGACGGCACGCTGATCGAGCTGCTCGAGCGGTTCAAGGCCGAAGGGAAGATTCGAACCTGGGGGATCGCGCTAGGACCCGCGATCGGCTGGCTGTGGGAAGGGATCGAAGCCGCGCGGATCAACGCGCCCGTGGTCCAGATGATCTGGAACATGCTCGAGCAGTTCCCCGGGGACGAGATGGTCGACGCGGCGAACACGTTCGGGACCGAGACGACGTACTTCATCCGCGTCCCGCACAGCTCCGGGATGCTCGAAGGGAAGTACACGAAGGAGACGGTGTTCCCGCCGAGCGATCACCGCAGCCACCGCCCGCGCTCCTGGCTGATCAACGGCGTGCAGAAAGTCGAGACGCTGCGCTTTCTCGAAGCGCCGGGCCGCACGCTCGGACAAGCCGCGATCCAATGGCTGCTCGCCGAGCCGCGTGTGATGACGGTGCTTCCGAACATCTACGACCGCGAGCAGCTGCGCGAGTTCGCCGCCGCGCCGGATACGCCGCGGCTGACCGCGGACGAGCTCGCGCGCATCGCGGAATTGCGCCAGACGAACTTCGGCGCCGGTCCGGAGACGATGCGCTACAAGGGCACGATGGATCCGCCGGCCGAGACGCTCGCCGGAACGCACGCATGA
- a CDS encoding amino acid decarboxylase, with protein sequence MTTPEPGLFGDALARVAAWIDEYYRDPYRFAVLSRAQPGDLVRALPAHAPLEGEPFERIFADFERFVVPGITHWNHPRFFAYFAISAAPVTVLAEALAAALDVNAMLWRTSPAATELEDVTLGWLREMMGLPAAFHGIVYDTASTGGFTALAAARESLELDIRARGMAGRSDLPALRVYVTEHTHSHVEKGAIALGIGRENVLKIPVDETFAMRPDALARAIDEDRAAGRIPMCAVATVGTTSTTSSDPVAAIRALTRERGVWLHVDAAYAGPAAILPEFRYLLDPAHEADSIVVNPHKWLFVPVDLSVLYVRDPELLRRTFSLASDVLATTETGVHNYMDYGLQLGRRFRALKLWFALRTYGVRGIQARLRNHIALAQELAAWITSEPDWEVAAPHPLSVVCFRYVPEGAQDAEAVDALNVAIMDAVNASGEAFLSSTRLHGRLVLRIAIGNERTTREDVRAVWELLRAEAAKRRPLPAI encoded by the coding sequence ATGACCACGCCCGAACCCGGCCTGTTCGGCGACGCGCTCGCCCGCGTCGCCGCTTGGATCGACGAGTACTACCGCGACCCGTACCGCTTCGCGGTCCTCTCGCGCGCGCAGCCGGGCGACCTCGTGCGCGCGCTGCCGGCGCATGCACCGCTGGAGGGCGAACCGTTCGAGCGTATCTTCGCCGACTTCGAGCGCTTCGTCGTCCCCGGGATCACGCACTGGAACCACCCGCGCTTCTTCGCGTACTTCGCGATCAGCGCGGCGCCCGTGACCGTCCTCGCCGAAGCGCTCGCCGCGGCGCTCGACGTGAACGCGATGCTCTGGCGCACTTCGCCGGCGGCGACGGAGCTCGAGGACGTCACGCTCGGCTGGCTGCGCGAGATGATGGGACTCCCCGCGGCGTTTCACGGGATCGTCTACGACACCGCCTCGACCGGCGGCTTCACCGCGCTCGCCGCCGCGCGCGAGTCGCTCGAGCTCGACATTCGCGCGCGCGGGATGGCCGGCCGAAGCGATCTGCCGGCGCTGCGCGTGTACGTCACGGAGCACACGCACTCGCACGTCGAGAAAGGCGCGATCGCGCTCGGGATCGGCCGCGAGAACGTGCTGAAGATACCGGTCGACGAAACGTTCGCGATGCGTCCCGACGCGTTGGCGCGCGCGATCGACGAGGACCGTGCAGCGGGGCGGATCCCGATGTGCGCGGTCGCCACCGTCGGCACCACCTCGACGACCTCGAGCGATCCGGTCGCGGCGATTCGCGCGCTGACGCGCGAGCGCGGCGTGTGGCTGCACGTCGACGCGGCGTATGCCGGACCGGCCGCGATCTTGCCGGAGTTTCGCTACCTACTCGATCCGGCGCACGAGGCCGACTCGATCGTGGTGAACCCGCACAAGTGGCTGTTCGTTCCGGTCGACCTGTCGGTGCTGTACGTGCGCGACCCCGAGCTGCTGCGGCGCACGTTCAGCTTGGCGTCCGACGTGCTCGCGACGACGGAAACGGGCGTGCACAACTACATGGACTACGGTCTGCAGCTCGGCCGCCGTTTCCGTGCGCTCAAGCTGTGGTTCGCGCTGCGCACGTACGGCGTGCGCGGCATCCAAGCGCGGCTGCGCAACCACATCGCGCTCGCGCAGGAGCTCGCCGCGTGGATCACGTCCGAACCGGACTGGGAGGTCGCTGCGCCGCACCCGCTCTCGGTCGTCTGCTTTCGCTACGTCCCCGAGGGCGCGCAGGACGCGGAGGCGGTCGACGCGCTGAACGTTGCGATCATGGACGCGGTGAATGCGAGCGGCGAAGCGTTTCTGTCCTCGACGCGGCTGCACGGCCGCCTCGTGCTGCGCATCGCGATCGGCAACGAGCGCACGACGCGCGAGGACGTCCGCGCGGTGTGGGAGCTGCTGCGCGCGGAAGCGGCAAAACGCCGGCCGCTGCCGGCTATCTAG
- a CDS encoding phosphatidylcholine/phosphatidylserine synthase produces MNRPGVLAVTAAWLVHAFTAGMMILGVLALYAAERGDTRGALLWLALALFADGLDGPLARRFRVRDVLPAIDGGTLDLVVDYVTFVLVPAVLIGHTHLIPAPWSFVAVALILVSALYHYARTDLKTPDRYFNGFPAFWNVVAFYLLLWRPPAFAAFAVVAVFAALTFAPVQFVHPLRVREHRPLLLAAIAVWSVCNVALLAAWSARCRGWRRSRRCSA; encoded by the coding sequence GTGAACCGACCCGGCGTCCTCGCGGTTACGGCGGCCTGGCTGGTGCACGCGTTCACCGCCGGCATGATGATCCTCGGCGTGCTCGCGCTGTACGCGGCGGAGCGCGGCGACACGCGCGGAGCGCTGCTGTGGCTCGCGCTCGCGCTCTTCGCCGACGGCCTCGACGGACCGCTGGCGCGCCGGTTCCGCGTGCGCGACGTCCTGCCGGCCATTGACGGCGGCACGCTGGACCTCGTCGTCGACTATGTCACGTTCGTGCTCGTGCCTGCGGTTCTGATCGGTCACACCCACCTCATCCCTGCACCCTGGTCGTTCGTGGCAGTCGCGCTGATCCTCGTCTCCGCGCTATACCACTACGCACGCACCGACCTGAAGACACCCGACCGCTATTTCAACGGCTTTCCGGCGTTCTGGAACGTGGTGGCGTTCTATCTCCTTCTATGGCGACCTCCAGCGTTCGCCGCCTTCGCGGTCGTCGCGGTCTTCGCGGCGCTGACGTTCGCGCCGGTGCAGTTCGTGCACCCGCTACGCGTCCGCGAGCACCGCCCGCTCCTGCTGGCGGCGATCGCCGTGTGGAGCGTCTGCAACGTCGCACTGCTCGCCGCGTGGTCAGCGCGCTGCCGCGGTTGGCGACGATCCCGCCGGTGTTCAGCGTGA
- a CDS encoding aminotransferase class I/II-fold pyridoxal phosphate-dependent enzyme, which translates to MIGTRRAAFLLFSRPVIEDDEIAEVVDCLKSGWITSGPRVARFEEMVRERVGAAHAVAVNSATAGLHIALHALGAGPGDEVVVPSITWASTANAVELLGARAVLADVDPRTLQLDPADVARRLTPRTRAVIPVHYAGAPADTDAIRAAVAGRSVTVIEDAAHAIGTSYRGRAVGGGGAIAVFSFHPIKNITTGEGGMVVCHDAALAERLRLLRFHGVSKDAWKRYARGGTPQYEVVEPGYKYNMLDIQAALGVVQLPKLDRFIAARRALAERYDDLLADLPGVRPIDRVDYPSEHAWHLYVVRLRLEALAADRDTIIGDLAEENVGAGLHFTALHRHAYYREKYGYAPGDLPHASAASDEILSLPLYPGLTAADQDDVVRALRAVLLRRAA; encoded by the coding sequence ATGATCGGCACGAGACGCGCGGCGTTCTTGCTGTTCTCTCGGCCCGTCATCGAGGACGACGAGATCGCCGAAGTCGTCGATTGCTTGAAGTCGGGATGGATCACCTCCGGTCCGCGCGTCGCACGCTTCGAGGAGATGGTGCGGGAGCGCGTCGGCGCCGCGCACGCGGTCGCGGTCAACTCGGCGACCGCCGGGCTCCACATCGCGCTCCACGCGCTCGGCGCGGGTCCCGGCGACGAGGTGGTCGTCCCCTCGATCACCTGGGCGTCGACCGCGAACGCGGTTGAGCTGCTCGGTGCACGAGCCGTCCTCGCCGACGTCGATCCGCGCACGCTGCAGCTCGATCCCGCGGACGTCGCGCGCCGTCTCACGCCGCGCACGCGCGCGGTGATCCCCGTGCACTATGCCGGCGCGCCCGCCGATACGGACGCGATTCGCGCGGCCGTCGCCGGACGCAGCGTGACCGTGATCGAGGACGCCGCGCACGCGATCGGAACGTCGTATCGCGGCCGCGCGGTCGGCGGCGGGGGAGCGATCGCCGTCTTCAGCTTTCACCCGATCAAGAACATCACGACCGGCGAGGGCGGGATGGTCGTCTGCCACGACGCGGCGCTCGCCGAGCGGCTGCGGCTGCTGCGCTTCCACGGCGTCTCGAAAGACGCATGGAAGCGGTATGCGCGCGGCGGAACCCCGCAGTACGAGGTCGTCGAGCCCGGCTACAAGTACAACATGCTCGACATCCAGGCCGCGCTGGGCGTCGTGCAACTGCCGAAGCTGGACCGCTTCATTGCGGCGCGGCGCGCCCTGGCGGAACGGTACGACGATCTGCTCGCGGATCTCCCCGGGGTCCGCCCCATCGACCGCGTGGACTATCCCTCGGAGCACGCTTGGCATCTCTACGTCGTTCGGCTGCGGCTGGAGGCGCTCGCGGCGGACCGCGACACGATCATCGGCGACCTCGCCGAGGAGAACGTCGGCGCGGGACTGCACTTCACCGCGCTCCACCGGCACGCGTACTACCGTGAGAAGTACGGCTATGCTCCGGGCGATCTCCCGCACGCCTCCGCGGCGTCCGACGAGATACTCTCGCTGCCGCTCTACCCGGGGCTGACCGCCGCCGACCAGGACGACGTCGTGCGCGCGCTCCGCGCCGTGCTGCTGCGCCGAGCCGCCTGA